Proteins found in one Streptococcus anginosus subsp. whileyi MAS624 genomic segment:
- the rnz gene encoding ribonuclease Z produces the protein MQLQFLGTGAGQPSKARNVSSLVLKLLDEINEIWMFDCGEGTQNRILETTIRPRKIRKIFITHLHGDHIFGLPGFLSTRSFQANEEQTDIEIYGPIGIKNFVMTSLRVSGSRLPYRIHFHEFDEKHLGKILETDKFTVYAEKLDHSIFCVGYRVMQKDLEGTLDAEKLKAAGLPFGPLFGKVKNGKDVVLEDGTKIIAADYISAPRPGKIITILGDTRKTHASVRLAVNADVLVHESTYGKGDEKIARNHGHSTNMQAAEVAREAGVKRLLLNHISARFLSKDIGQMRSDASSIFENVHLVKDLEEVEI, from the coding sequence ATGCAACTACAATTTTTAGGTACAGGAGCAGGTCAGCCGTCTAAGGCTCGCAACGTATCCAGTCTGGTTTTGAAACTGTTGGATGAAATCAATGAAATCTGGATGTTTGATTGTGGTGAAGGAACCCAGAATCGCATTTTAGAGACGACGATTCGTCCCAGAAAGATTAGAAAGATTTTTATCACTCATTTGCATGGGGATCATATTTTTGGTCTACCGGGCTTTTTATCCACTCGATCATTTCAAGCTAATGAAGAGCAAACAGATATTGAAATATATGGACCGATTGGCATTAAAAATTTTGTCATGACGAGTCTGCGAGTGTCGGGTTCGCGCCTGCCTTATCGGATTCATTTTCATGAATTTGACGAAAAACACTTAGGAAAAATTTTGGAAACTGACAAATTTACGGTTTATGCAGAAAAGCTAGACCACAGCATTTTTTGTGTAGGTTATCGCGTTATGCAGAAAGATTTAGAAGGAACGTTAGATGCTGAGAAATTGAAAGCTGCTGGTCTTCCTTTTGGACCTCTCTTTGGTAAGGTGAAAAATGGAAAAGATGTAGTACTGGAAGACGGGACGAAGATTATAGCAGCGGATTACATTTCAGCTCCACGACCTGGCAAGATCATTACTATTCTGGGAGATACGCGTAAAACGCATGCCAGTGTGCGGCTTGCTGTTAATGCAGACGTCTTGGTACATGAGTCCACTTATGGCAAAGGAGATGAGAAAATCGCTCGCAATCACGGTCACTCTACCAATATGCAAGCAGCAGAAGTCGCTAGAGAGGCTGGTGTTAAGCGTCTCCTGCTCAACCATATCAGCGCGCGTTTTCTATCAAAGGATATTGGGCAAATGCGTAGTGATGCCAGTTCTATTTTTGAAAACGTCCACTTGGTCAAGGATTTAGAGGAAGTAGAGATATAA